The Neodiprion fabricii isolate iyNeoFabr1 chromosome 4, iyNeoFabr1.1, whole genome shotgun sequence genome window below encodes:
- the LOC124181319 gene encoding facilitated trehalose transporter Tret1-like, producing the protein MTQSSGLLLSKYPLWLQWVGAFGVMLKLFACGLSVGWASPYLASFTSGTAPFPATTDEVSWMASTYQLGRFPGAILGAVGVQYFGGKIVIIGNAVVLLISWILVIVSNSVPWIYAARFLSGLCAEAANICYPLYLGDISSPSIRGTLMVLAINGLTFGIVAGYAIGPYVSMRVFSGIGVALIIGCIVIVTLLPQSPYYLVSKNKTKEAENSVLSYNRKADVQLEMDLIRKFVARTESITFTDRLRELNLPKNRKYGLILIALIFFMQTSGMNVLITYTESIATRGMLSLISPSTMPITLGGLTILGAWTSMYYVDKFERKTVWVFSTAGLAVNLIALGTHFYLLDVGVDPSYLQWLFILSVSIYGAFSSMGMGSIPYILLSELFGSNIRTLAICICCSVGGLSGFVGIYGYQYLLEVIAESYIYWITGAWVFVALIFGLVLVPNTKGKTLTEIQDVLLEN; encoded by the exons ATGACTCAAAGTTCGGGGTTGTTGTTGTCAAAGTACCCGTTGTGGCTACAATGGGTCGGTGCTTTTGGAG TGATGTTGAAGTTGTTTGCGTGCGGCCTGTCGGTCGGTTGGGCCTCACCCTACCTGGCAAGCTTTACGAGTGGAACCGCCCCGTTTCCGGCGACAACGGACGAGGTATCATGGATGGCGTCGACTTACCAGCTGGGGAGATTCCCCGGCGCAATCCTAGGAGCAGTTGGCGTTCAGTACTTCGGTGGAAAAATAGTGATAATAGGCAATGCGGTCGTCCTGTTGATTTCCTGGATCCTGGTAATCGTGTCGAACTCGGTGCCCTGGATATACGCTGCCAGATTCCTCAGCGGACTGTGCGCTGAGGCAGCGAACATCTGCTACCCTCTCTACCTCGGAGACATTTCAAGTCCCAGTATAAGGGGGACTCTTATGGTCCTGGCAATCAACGGCTTGACCTTCGGGATTGTAGCCGGATATGCGATAGGTCCTTACGTATCGATGAGAGTGTTTTCCGGAATCGGCGTTGCGCTCATCATCGGTTGCATTGTGATCGTTACACTGTTACCCCAGTCACCTTACTACCTCGTGAGTAAAAACAAGACGAAAGAGGCAGAAAATTCGGTGCTCAGTTACAACCGAAAAGCTGATGTCCAACTGGAAATGGATTTGATAAGGAAATTTGTCGCCAGAACGGAATCCATTACGTTCACCGATCGATTGCGAGAATTGAATTTGCCCAAAAATCGAAAGTACGGACTCATTTTAATCGCCTTGATATTCTTCATGCAAACATCCGGAATGAACGTACTGATAACTTACACGGAGAGCATTGCGACCAGAGGAATGTTGAGTTTGATTTCACCTTCCACAATGCCAATCACACTGGGTGGTCTGACCATTCTTGGTGCTTGGACGTCCATGTATTACGTTGACAAATTCGAAAGGAAAACAGTTTGGGTATTTTCCACAGCCGGACTTGCCGTGAACTTGATAGCCTTGGGGACGCACTTTTATCTTTTGGACGTCGGCGTTGATCCCAGCTACTTACAATGGCTCTTCATATTGTCCGTAAGCATATACGGTGCATTCTCCAGTATGGGAATGGGATCAATCCCGTATATACTCCTCAGTGAACTGTTCGGTTCAAATATACGAACACTGGCGATTTGCATATGTTGTTCTGTCGGTGGCTTGTCTGGATTTGTTGGTATCTACGGTTACCAGTATCTGTTGGAAGTCATTGCCGAAAGTTATATCTACTGGATAACTGGAGCTTGGGTGTTCGTAGCTCTCATTTTTGGCCTCGTACTGGTACCAAATACAAAGGGAAAAACACTCACGGAAATTCAAGACGTCCTGCTGGAGAATTAA
- the LOC124181320 gene encoding facilitated trehalose transporter Tret1-like — MVNTLIASWRSYPMWLQWVASIAVMFKLFVCGLSIGWASPYTAQFLSGDSPFPATTEEVSWISSMFQLGRIPGAILGAIGVQYLGSKKVLIGNGLAFLISWILSIAAYSVPWLYVTRFICGASTEAVNICYPIYLGDISSPEIRGTVMVLAMNGLTIGCMVGLTIGPYVSMRVYAYVGLVPTVIFLAMMLLLPDSPYYLASKKKFEEAEKSILAYNRKAEVDKEVKSINAFVAETQSMKFRDRLRELNLPCNRNATMNLVWFTFFAQFTGANPISVYLETISTRAMLTVISASSMPLVTTGLGVLGGWLVTLFADKWQRTVMWVISNGGAGLCMTAMGLHFYLLNIGVDPNSLQWLFILSMGISGLFHSVGTTPVPHILLGELFGARIRTLAVCICCSFGGIFGFLSIYIYQYLIDIVDEAYVYWILAVVALLAVIYGVVMMPPTKGKSLTEIQTELIRK; from the exons ATGGTGAACACCTTGATTGCATCCTGGCGAAGCTACCCGATGTGGCTGCAATGGGTCGCTTCGATAGCGG TAATGTTCAAGCTGTTCGTTTGCGGGCTCTCCATCGGTTGGGCCTCGCCCTACACCGCGCAGTTTTTGAGCGGGGATTCACCGTTTCCCGCGACAACCGAGGAAGTGTCCTGGATATCATCCATGTTCCAACTGGGCCGAATACCGGGCGCAATATTGGGAGCAATTGGAGTCCAATACTTGGGAAGCAAAAAAGTGCTGATCGGAAACGGACTGGCATTTTTGATATCCTGGATTTTGTCAATCGCGGCTTACTCTGTGCCCTGGCTCTATGTGACAAGATTCATTTGCGGAGCTAGCACCGAGGCGGTGAATATCTGCTACCCTATTTACCTCGGGGATATTTCTAGCCCCGAAATTCGAGGCACTGTCATGGTCCTGGCGATGAACGGCTTGACCATAGGTTGCATGGTAGGCTTAACCATAGGGCCCTACGTCTCGATGAGAGTTTACGCTTACGTGGGTCTTGTACCGACCGTCATATTCCTTGCGATGATGCTGTTGCTTCCGGATTCACCGTATTACCTTGCGAGCAAGAAGAAATTTGAGGAAGCAGAGAAATCCATTCTTGCTTACAACCGAAAGGCAGAAGTCGACAAGGAGGTGAAATCGATTAATGCATTCGTCGCCGAAACGCAATCGATGAAATTCAGGGACAGATTGCGGGAGTTGAATTTACCCTGTAACAGAAATGCTACGATGAATTTGGTATGGTTCACCTTCTTTGCCCAATTCACCGGAGCCAACCCCATATCGGTATATCTAGAAACAATCTCGACAAGAGCAATGCTGACTGTGATATCAGCTTCATCGATGCCGCTTGTAACGACAGGTCTAGGTGTTTTAGGTGGGTGGCTGGTAACGCTGTTTGCTGACAAATGGCAACGGACGGTAATGTGGGTTATTTCAAACGGCGGTGCCGGCTTATGCATGACGGCCATGGGACTTCATTTCTATCTTCTGAATATCGGCGTGGATCCAAATTCGCTGCAATGGTTGTTCATTTTGTCGATGGGAATATCTGGGCTATTTCACAGTGTGGGAACCACTCCCGTACCTCACATACTACTCGGCGAACTTTTCGGGGCTAGGATACGAACTCTGGCCGTCTGCATCTGCTGCTCGTTCGGAGGCATCTTCGGCTTCCTCTCAATATACATCTACCAATATCTGATCGACATCGTGGACGAGGCTTACGTATACTGGATACTGGCAGTGGTTGCCTTACTCGCCGTGATTTACGGCGTCGTTATGATGCCTCCGACGAAGGGAAAATCTTTGACAGAAATACAGACTGAATTGATAAGGAAATAG
- the LOC124181318 gene encoding facilitated trehalose transporter Tret1-like translates to MVNTLIASWRSYPMWLQWVASIAVMFKLFVCGLSLGWASPYTAQFLSGDSPFPATTEEVSWISSMFQLGRIPGAILAAIGVQYLGSKKVLIGNGLAFLISWILSIAAYSVPWLYVTRFICGASTEAVNICYPIYLGDISSPEIRGTVMVLAMNGLTIGSMVGLTIGPYVSMRVYAYVALVTTVIFLAMMLLLPDSPYYLASKKKFEEAEKSILAYNRKAEVDKEVKSINAFVAETQSMKFRDRLRELNLPCNRNATMNLVWFTFFAQFTGANPISVYLETISTRAMLTVISASSMPLVTTGLSILGGWLVTLFADKWQRTVMWVISNGGASLCMTAMGLHFYLLNVGVDPNSLQWLFILSMGMSGLFHSVGTTPVPHILLGELFGARIRTLAVCICCSFGGIIGFLSIYIYQYLIDIVDEAYVYWMLAVVALLAVIYGVVMMPPTKGKSLTEIQTELIRK, encoded by the exons ATGGTGAACACCTTGATTGCATCCTGGCGAAGCTACCCGATGTGGCTGCAATGGGTCGCTTCGATAGCGG TAATGTTCAAGCTGTTCGTTTGCGGGCTCTCCCTCGGTTGGGCCTCGCCCTACACCGCGCAGTTTTTGAGCGGGGATTCACCGTTTCCCGCGACAACCGAGGAAGTGTCCTGGATATCATCCATGTTCCAACTGGGCCGAATACCAGGCGCAATATTGGCAGCAATTGGAGTCCAATACTTGGGAAGCAAAAAAGTGCTGATCGGAAACGGATTGGCATTTTTGATATCCTGGATTTTGTCAATCGCGGCTTACTCTGTGCCCTGGCTCTATGTGACAAGATTCATTTGCGGAGCTAGCACCGAGGCGGTGAATATCTGCTACCCTATTTACCTCGGGGATATTTCTAGCCCCGAAATTCGAGGCACCGTCATGGTCCTGGCGATGAACGGCTTGACCATAGGTTCCATGGTAGGCTTAACCATAGGGCCCTACGTCTCGATGAGAGTTTACGCTTACGTGGCTCTTGTAACGACCGTCATATTCCTTGCGATGATGCTGTTGCTTCCGGATTCACCGTATTACCTTGCGagcaaaaagaaatttgaggAAGCAGAGAAATCCATTCTTGCTTACAACCGAAAGGCAGAAGTCGACAAGGAGGTGAAATCGATTAATGCATTCGTCGCCGAAACGCAATCGATGAAATTCAGGGACAGATTGCGGGAGTTGAATTTACCCTGCAACAGAAATGCTACGATGAATTTGGTATGGTTCACCTTCTTTGCCCAATTCACCGGAGCCAACCCCATATCGGTATATCTAGAAACAATCTCGACGAGAGCAATGCTGACTGTGATATCAGCTTCATCGATGCCGCTTGTAACGACAGGTCTAAGCATTTTAGGTGGGTGGCTGGTAACGCTGTTTGCTGACAAATGGCAACGGACGGTAATGTGGGTTATTTCAAACGGCGGTGCCAGCTTATGCATGACGGCCATGGGACTTCATTTCTATCTTCTGAATGTCGGCGTGGATCCAAATTCGCTGCAATGGTTGTTCATTTTGTCGATGGGAATGTCTGGGCTATTTCACAGTGTGGGAACCACTCCCGTACCTCACATACTACTCGGCGAACTTTTCGGGGCTAGGATACGAACTCTGGCCGTCTGCATCTGCTGCTCGTTCGGAGGCATCATCGGCTTTCTCTCAATATACATCTACCAATATCTGATCGACATCGTGGACGAGGCTTACGTATACTGGATGCTGGCAGTGGTTGCCTTACTCGCCGTGATTTACGGCGTCGTTATGATGCCTCCGACGAAGGGAAAATCTTTGACAGAAATACAGACTGAATTGATAAGGAAATAG